The proteins below come from a single Aegilops tauschii subsp. strangulata cultivar AL8/78 chromosome 6, Aet v6.0, whole genome shotgun sequence genomic window:
- the LOC141025967 gene encoding uncharacterized protein has product MAEEPSAKLQRGDMSDKTSKVDDVQVDLHGKEMMEVICTSNPDEADEMIRRVRMRRSSLYPSFIGVNVEFTREDEPPQRVAVLQFCVEPKRLDALLKKEKLYTFVGFSIEGDKQMLKNSRKKYDSLADVASILVHPFYSNMKKKINKEEDHKLWGISPSPEVLIKYVAIDAYATYESWKKIDNIKQGLDRAKEEEENPYYHYDF; this is encoded by the exons ATGGCGGAGGAACCGTCTGCCAAGCTTCAACGTGGTGATATGTCCGACAAGACCAGCAAGGTCGACGATGTTCAG GTTGATCTCCATGGCAAGGAGATGATGGAGGTCATCTGCACCAGCAATCCAGACGAAGCCGACGAGATGATCAGGAGGGTCAGGATGAGGCGCAGCAGCTTGTATCCTAGCTTCATCGGTGTTAATGTGGAGTTTACCAGGGAAGACGAACCTCCGCAAAGGGTAGCAGTTCTGCAATTTTGCGTAGA GCCCAAGCGCCTCGATGCGCTCCTGAAGAAGGAGAAGTTGTACACCTTTGTCGGTTTCAGCATTGAAGGTGACAAACAGATGTTGAAGAACTCAAGAAAGAAGTACGACTCTTTGGCTGATGTTGCATCCATCTTGGTCCACCCATTCTACAGcaacatgaagaagaagatcaaCAAGGAGGAAGATCATAAACTGTGGGGGATCAGCCCGTCGCCAGAGGTACTCATTAAGTACGTAGCGATAGATGCGTATGCCACCTATGAGTCATGGAAGAAAATCGACAACATCAAACAAGGTCTAGACAGGGCAAAAGAGGAGGAAGAGAACCCCTACTACCACTATGACTTTTAG